TTGCTCCAAAACCAGAGTAGCTCCTTTAAAACACATCCTCACGGTACCGCGCCTAGAACTTTGTGGAGCTTACTTGCTAGCTGAGTTGATAGACAAGGTAAAACAACACATGCAATTAGATTTTGAAGAAATCACTTACTGGTGCGACTCCACTATTGTTCTAGGATGGATAAAGACTTCTCCGAGTTTGTTAAAGACCTTTGTGGCAAATAGAGTTTCTCAAATTCAAACTTTGACCGAATCTCAAACATGGCGTTACGTGAATACACTTGAGAATCTCGCAGATCTTCTATCAAGGGGAATTTCTCCTACATCACTTATCACTTTCGAATTGTGGTTTCATGGCCCATCATGGCTAGCTAAACCAGAAACTCATTGGCCTAATAGAACATTcgaaccttctcaactctctgaGCTTCGACCAGCATCAGCCCTTATCGCAAGAGTTCACATGAAATTGGACATCATCACTTCATTTGTAAAACTACAGCGCATTATCGCTTATGTACTAcgctttttaaataattgtaaattttctCCTAAACGAAGGAACCTTTCTTGCGAGGAAATAGataatgctttaaaatatataattcgaATAGtacaaaatgaaatattttatgaCGACTTGACACACCTTAAGAGACATGGTAACGTTGACTCTAAAAGTAAACTTCTTACCCTCAATCCGTTTATCGATAAGTATAACCACATCGGTGGAagactgcataattctgatttttgttaCGATAAAAAACATCCCATTGTCCTTGATTCTAAATACCACTTTACTACTATTCTTGTACGAAATGAGAATCTTACCTTAAATCATTGCGGTCCTCAATTACTATTAGCTTCCATTCGTGAAAAATTTTGGCCCATTAATGGACGTCAAGTGGTTCGCAGAATCGTTCGCGATTGTATTATCTGTTGTAGGGTGGCTCCTAAATTAGAAACCTATCTTATGGGTAATTTATCCTCGTAACGTCTTGTTCCCTCTAGGCCATTCCACAACTGTGGAGTTGACTATGCAGGACCTGTTTTGCTAGAGGATCGACACTCCCGAAATTATAAAACTATCAATTACAAAACTATCATCTGTTTAGCAACAAGTCGTAAGCAGCTTGACCACGTAATGAGCGTGTGAAAATGCGCTTCCATCTTTTCGGACAATGGTAGTACCTTCGTTGGCGCAAAAAATGAGCTTGTCAAATTTGTTGACACCTCTAGTTCAACTATTAGGGACAATTTAACTAC
The DNA window shown above is from Diabrotica undecimpunctata isolate CICGRU unplaced genomic scaffold, icDiaUnde3 ctg00002000.1, whole genome shotgun sequence and carries:
- the LOC140431790 gene encoding uncharacterized protein, encoding MYATDFPDISSIILRDFYVNDLHTGGSTIEDIKRIQSLTSELMSRHGFQLRKWKSNAPILNFDNQNNVSLEIGADDTIKTLGLLWSPKSDTCHINVQPIEHKCKVTKRLILSTISKIFDPLGLLSAVTITAKIILQDLWKLKISWDEVVPMDIFTKWVTYQTQLVKLNQLQIPRHVICTNYNSIQLHGFSDASTTAYYGACIYIRSSENFENFRCHLLCSKTRVAPLKHILTVPRLELCGAYLLAELIDKVKQHMQLDFEEITYWCDSTIVLGWIKTSPSLLKTFVANRVSQIQTLTESQTWRYVNTLENLADLLSRGISPTSLITFELWFHGPSWLAKPETHWPNRTFEPSQLSELRPASALIARVHMKLDIITSFVKLQRIIAYVLRFLNNCKFSPKRRNLSCEEIDNALKYIIRIVQNEIFYDDLTHLKRHGNVDSKSKLLTLNPFIDKYNHIGGRLHNSDFCYDKKHPIVLDSKYHFTTILVRNENLTLNHCGPQLLLASIREKFWPINGRQVVRRIVRDCIICCRVAPKLETYLMGNLSS